The following are from one region of the Paenalkalicoccus suaedae genome:
- a CDS encoding serine hydrolase domain-containing protein, translating into MDWNQLNNEGFSGTVHVSRCGKELYSKGFGYAQRAERTLNRASTRFSIASGSKIFTAVAICQLVESGKLTFETRLTEYLDIPFPHFDEEITLHHLLTHTAMVPDYFNEEVMDDFAELWEQVPMYHVRRPKDFLPLFQHEPMQGKPGSTFAYNNSGYVLLGLVIEQASDIPFTDYVEKHVFTPAGMTRSGYFEADDLPSEVATGYVEQPDGRFTSNIFSLPAKGGPDGGAYVTAGDIALFWEALLDGKLLSARMTETLMTPHVQVDDDVFYGYGGYMVVADGRAQTMIQMGYDPGVNYRATFTPSNRQTIVVCSNHSEGAYEMLKEIEAMLEK; encoded by the coding sequence ATGGATTGGAATCAGTTAAACAATGAAGGCTTCTCAGGAACGGTACATGTATCACGGTGTGGAAAAGAGCTATATTCGAAAGGATTCGGCTACGCGCAGCGAGCGGAACGCACACTAAATCGAGCGTCTACTCGATTTTCTATCGCGTCTGGTAGTAAAATCTTTACGGCGGTGGCAATTTGTCAGTTGGTGGAGAGCGGCAAGCTCACGTTTGAGACGCGCCTCACCGAGTATCTGGATATTCCTTTTCCCCATTTCGATGAGGAGATCACGCTCCATCATTTGCTTACGCATACGGCGATGGTGCCTGATTATTTTAACGAAGAGGTGATGGACGACTTTGCCGAGCTGTGGGAGCAGGTGCCAATGTATCACGTGCGCCGTCCGAAGGATTTTTTGCCACTATTTCAGCATGAGCCAATGCAAGGTAAGCCTGGTAGCACCTTTGCCTACAACAACTCCGGCTACGTTTTGCTCGGGCTTGTGATCGAACAGGCGAGTGACATTCCTTTTACTGATTATGTGGAAAAGCATGTGTTTACACCTGCAGGCATGACGCGCTCCGGCTACTTTGAGGCAGATGATTTACCTAGCGAAGTTGCCACAGGCTACGTGGAGCAACCAGATGGTCGATTTACCTCCAACATTTTTTCTCTCCCAGCAAAGGGCGGTCCTGACGGTGGCGCCTATGTAACGGCGGGAGATATCGCGCTGTTTTGGGAGGCGCTTCTAGATGGTAAACTACTATCCGCACGTATGACGGAGACACTCATGACACCTCACGTCCAAGTCGATGACGACGTGTTTTATGGCTACGGTGGCTATATGGTCGTTGCGGACGGCCGCGCCCAGACTATGATTCAGATGGGCTACGACCCCGGCGTCAACTACCGCGCCACCTTCACCCCAAGCAACAGACAGACAATCGTCGTCTGCTCCAATCATTCCGAAGGCGCGTATGAGATGCTTAAGGAGATCGAGGCTATGTTAGAAAAATAG
- a CDS encoding mannitol-1-phosphate 5-dehydrogenase, translated as MLAVHFGAGNIGRGFIGHILADAGFEVVFADINNEIIDALKAADSYTVHYAEEAKRSFDVTGFRALHSADEREELVSEIASADMITTAVGATILKHIAPTIVDGLRARRDSAQPLFVIACENAVNGTDILRAEVEALLSTEEQEELLRYVSFLNAGVDRIVPIQSLEKKVDVLVEPFHEWTVDVSGAKSEVPSIEGIHFVEELAPFIERKLFTVNTGHAAAAYHGYLAGHETVQQAMQDAKVRAAIEAALADTSALLTLKHGFDAAEHQEYVQTILSRFENTHLTDEITRVARQPIKKLGSKERLVSPALQLVEIGKEPTGLSSVIGAVLHYDVSSDEEAVKLQEMIQAEGKAEAFASVAGLTVDHKLVKDATK; from the coding sequence ATGCTTGCGGTTCACTTTGGTGCTGGTAATATCGGTCGCGGTTTTATCGGTCATATTTTAGCGGACGCCGGCTTTGAGGTTGTGTTTGCGGATATTAATAACGAGATTATTGATGCGCTTAAGGCGGCTGACTCCTACACGGTGCACTACGCTGAGGAGGCAAAGCGTTCGTTTGATGTGACGGGCTTCCGTGCGCTGCATTCTGCGGATGAGCGCGAGGAGCTTGTGAGTGAGATTGCATCTGCAGACATGATTACGACGGCTGTTGGCGCGACGATCTTAAAGCACATTGCGCCTACGATCGTGGACGGGCTGCGTGCTCGTCGTGATTCGGCTCAACCCCTCTTCGTGATTGCGTGTGAAAATGCGGTGAACGGGACGGACATTCTGCGTGCCGAAGTAGAGGCGTTGCTTTCTACAGAAGAGCAGGAGGAATTGCTTCGTTACGTGAGCTTTTTAAATGCTGGCGTAGACCGCATCGTGCCAATCCAGTCGCTTGAGAAGAAGGTCGATGTCTTAGTGGAGCCTTTCCACGAGTGGACGGTGGATGTATCTGGCGCGAAGTCAGAGGTGCCTTCGATTGAGGGGATTCACTTTGTTGAGGAGTTAGCTCCGTTCATCGAGCGTAAGCTGTTTACAGTTAACACGGGTCACGCGGCTGCTGCTTATCACGGCTACCTTGCTGGTCATGAGACGGTACAGCAGGCGATGCAGGATGCGAAGGTGCGCGCGGCGATTGAGGCGGCATTAGCTGACACATCTGCGCTTCTCACCCTCAAGCATGGCTTCGATGCAGCTGAGCATCAGGAGTACGTTCAAACGATTTTATCTCGTTTTGAAAATACTCATTTAACCGATGAGATCACACGCGTTGCTCGTCAGCCGATCAAAAAGCTTGGGTCTAAAGAGCGCCTCGTAAGTCCGGCGCTTCAGCTGGTCGAAATCGGCAAAGAGCCAACGGGACTCTCGTCTGTTATCGGTGCAGTACTTCACTACGACGTCTCGTCTGATGAAGAAGCGGTGAAGTTGCAGGAGATGATTCAGGCAGAGGGTAAGGCGGAAGCTTTTGCTTCTGTTGCTGGGTTAACGGTTGATCACAAGCTAGTGAAAGATGCTACGAAGTGA
- a CDS encoding ABC transporter ATP-binding protein, which produces MIISCENVTKTVKGEPILKDFSWQVESPGIYAVLGPNGAGKTTMMQILAGLTLVDSGTVNVHGESPIENEQVLSNICFIQESDNFKPTLTVGEVVKIVQPFYPNWKQDLIEALLERFQLPKKRKLNQLSKGMASALNMSIGIASRAPLTIFDEPYIGMDAGARKQIYQVLLEDYMEHPRTILFSTHFIDETENLFESVCMLKSGRKVFEEKISSLHERVKRVRGEEQAVRAYAKLGQLLHISDFFEETTAIVMFSEGETPTPSPELQEEPVSLQDFYIHFTDSLKEEVQ; this is translated from the coding sequence ATGATCATTTCATGCGAAAACGTAACGAAGACAGTCAAAGGAGAGCCCATCTTAAAAGATTTTAGCTGGCAGGTGGAGTCACCTGGAATCTATGCGGTGCTCGGGCCGAACGGCGCTGGTAAAACAACGATGATGCAAATTCTTGCCGGATTAACATTAGTCGATAGTGGGACAGTGAACGTGCATGGCGAATCGCCAATTGAGAACGAGCAAGTACTCTCCAACATTTGTTTCATCCAAGAAAGTGATAATTTTAAGCCTACTTTAACGGTCGGAGAGGTCGTGAAGATTGTCCAGCCATTCTATCCAAACTGGAAACAGGATTTGATAGAAGCGTTGCTAGAACGATTCCAGCTACCTAAAAAACGCAAATTAAATCAGCTCTCCAAAGGGATGGCATCTGCGTTAAATATGTCGATCGGGATCGCAAGCCGTGCGCCACTAACGATCTTTGATGAGCCGTATATCGGCATGGATGCAGGAGCGCGCAAGCAAATTTACCAAGTGCTTTTAGAGGACTATATGGAGCATCCGCGCACCATTCTATTTTCTACCCATTTTATAGACGAGACCGAGAATCTGTTTGAGTCAGTTTGTATGCTGAAGTCGGGAAGGAAGGTGTTCGAAGAAAAAATTAGCTCGCTACATGAGCGAGTAAAACGCGTGCGTGGCGAGGAGCAAGCCGTTCGTGCCTATGCGAAGCTCGGCCAACTGCTACACATCTCTGACTTTTTTGAGGAAACAACTGCGATCGTGATGTTCTCAGAAGGAGAGACACCAACTCCTTCACCTGAGCTTCAAGAAGAGCCTGTTTCTCTACAGGATTTCTACATTCATTTTACAGATAGCTTGAAGGAGGAAGTCCAATGA
- a CDS encoding helix-turn-helix domain-containing protein → MAKYSEEFKMKLVSEYLNGNLGYKLLAKKYNMPSRTPLQNWVRSYKTQGVEGLKRRRTNEAYSVQFKVDTIQFMLETGASFQETAEQFRLNNPALIYSWMKTFNEQGLGGLKPRSKERPSMSKNSNKSKGKEEKKLTREDELERENELLRLENAYLKKLRAFRENPNAFHEKHKQQWRSNSKKKDTD, encoded by the coding sequence ATGGCCAAATATAGTGAAGAATTTAAAATGAAACTTGTTAGCGAATATTTGAATGGAAATCTCGGGTATAAATTATTAGCTAAAAAGTATAATATGCCCTCTCGAACTCCACTACAAAATTGGGTAAGATCCTATAAAACGCAAGGGGTTGAAGGATTAAAACGAAGAAGAACGAATGAGGCGTACTCTGTTCAATTTAAAGTGGATACGATACAATTTATGCTTGAGACAGGTGCTTCTTTTCAGGAAACTGCTGAACAATTTAGATTAAATAATCCTGCTTTAATTTACAGTTGGATGAAAACATTTAATGAACAAGGATTAGGAGGCCTGAAACCAAGATCAAAGGAGCGACCTTCTATGTCTAAAAACAGTAATAAATCAAAGGGAAAAGAAGAGAAGAAGTTAACACGTGAAGACGAACTAGAACGCGAGAATGAACTGTTGCGGCTAGAAAATGCCTACCTAAAAAAGTTGAGAGCTTTTCGAGAGAATCCGAATGCCTTCCACGAAAAGCACAAGCAACAGTGGCGTTCGAACTCAAAGAAGAAGGATACCGATTAA
- a CDS encoding BglG family transcription antiterminator, giving the protein MYVSARDRQLLDELLTHQDGVTVKQIATALHVSERTILRDLQTLDSLLQPYELVLEKQAGKGVKLSGAPLQLQQFEADLHKARQFDFLPEQRELLLTYKLLTATEPMKLQALATELHITVSTVSSDLDKVASWLSEFRLSLVRRRGYGVQVTGSETSIRQAIRSLLSDHIDETELLRFIRRHSTEAPETNTESISAQLLGYMKTERIAKVESAVEKLNQSLSSPIADSSYIALVVHLALAMERIIQGERIEMKPHLLRQLGETKEFSLASDLARELETVFNVEIPPSEIGYITMHLRGAKLRERIEGFSEEEVDLSLLAKRLIRHVSGRYGKDFTGDRSLEQGLLAHLSPALYRMKQEMRIHNPLLPTIRQKYEKLFTIVGSSFRQIVRDLHVPDDEVGFLVLHFGSMLERKEREVAYHAYVICSSGIGSSKMIASRLQNEFPSIKSVSHLSLFDLDDTEVAPEDLVISTIPLLDKDVDYIQVNPFLNEQDIATIEQYMGKRSVTATLTKEKPRKRVQTKSSTDQLLSLHSSLGIATRLLQHVEVIYEETATDLWDGVLNVMMCIQQKGLITDARSVTSRLKEREELSGVAIPGSKVALFHTRSDAVTEPMFILYDRRDEAILAAMDGGSARVSRILLMLGPASMSEEESLVLSSISGMIVQDDESLATFESESEETIKAFMSREFLEYFRDHIS; this is encoded by the coding sequence GTGTATGTATCTGCTCGCGATCGCCAGCTACTTGATGAGCTACTGACACATCAAGACGGAGTGACAGTAAAGCAAATCGCCACCGCTCTTCATGTTAGTGAGCGCACGATCCTAAGAGATTTACAAACGCTTGACTCCCTTCTTCAGCCGTATGAGCTCGTGCTCGAAAAACAGGCTGGAAAAGGTGTAAAGCTTAGTGGCGCGCCGCTTCAGCTTCAGCAGTTTGAAGCAGACCTTCATAAAGCGAGACAATTTGATTTTTTACCGGAGCAGCGTGAGCTACTACTCACCTATAAGCTACTCACGGCAACAGAGCCAATGAAACTGCAGGCTTTAGCAACGGAGCTTCATATCACTGTCTCTACAGTCAGCAGCGACCTGGATAAGGTCGCTAGTTGGCTTTCTGAGTTTAGGCTGTCACTCGTAAGACGACGTGGCTATGGTGTGCAGGTGACAGGGAGTGAGACGAGCATTCGCCAAGCGATTCGCTCGCTTCTTTCTGACCATATCGATGAGACTGAGCTCCTGCGTTTTATCCGCCGTCACTCGACGGAAGCACCGGAGACAAACACCGAATCGATCTCCGCGCAACTACTTGGGTATATGAAAACAGAACGGATCGCAAAGGTCGAGAGCGCCGTGGAGAAGTTAAACCAGTCCCTCTCCTCCCCCATTGCCGATTCGTCCTATATTGCCCTCGTCGTACACTTAGCACTTGCCATGGAGCGCATTATTCAAGGCGAGCGCATTGAGATGAAGCCACACCTTCTTCGTCAGCTTGGCGAAACGAAGGAATTCTCTCTCGCCTCGGATTTAGCGCGTGAGCTTGAGACAGTATTCAACGTGGAGATCCCGCCATCCGAGATCGGCTACATTACGATGCACTTACGAGGCGCGAAGCTACGAGAGCGTATTGAAGGCTTCTCGGAGGAAGAGGTCGATTTATCTCTCTTAGCAAAACGACTAATTAGACACGTAAGTGGCCGCTACGGCAAGGATTTCACCGGAGACCGCTCGCTTGAGCAAGGGCTACTGGCGCACTTAAGCCCCGCCCTTTATCGGATGAAACAAGAGATGCGCATACACAATCCGCTTCTTCCTACAATTCGGCAAAAGTACGAGAAGCTTTTTACGATAGTAGGTTCAAGCTTTCGACAAATCGTTCGCGACCTCCACGTACCAGATGATGAAGTTGGCTTTCTCGTTCTTCATTTTGGCTCGATGCTCGAGCGCAAGGAGCGCGAGGTTGCCTATCACGCATATGTGATTTGTTCAAGCGGAATCGGCTCTTCTAAAATGATTGCGAGCCGCCTGCAAAATGAGTTTCCAAGTATCAAGAGCGTGAGTCACCTCTCGCTTTTTGATCTAGATGATACAGAAGTCGCTCCAGAGGATTTGGTGATTAGTACGATCCCCCTTCTCGATAAAGACGTGGACTATATTCAAGTCAATCCGTTTTTAAATGAGCAGGATATTGCGACGATTGAGCAATACATGGGTAAGCGTAGTGTTACTGCTACATTAACGAAAGAAAAGCCCCGTAAAAGGGTGCAAACGAAGTCTTCTACCGATCAGTTGCTCTCGCTTCACTCTTCGTTAGGGATTGCGACACGTTTACTTCAGCACGTAGAGGTTATATATGAAGAGACGGCAACAGATCTTTGGGACGGGGTGTTGAACGTGATGATGTGCATCCAGCAAAAGGGATTAATTACTGATGCACGGAGCGTTACATCCCGGTTAAAAGAACGAGAAGAGCTGTCTGGCGTTGCGATTCCGGGGTCCAAGGTTGCCTTGTTCCACACGCGCAGCGATGCAGTAACAGAGCCGATGTTTATCCTATATGATCGTCGGGATGAGGCTATTCTTGCGGCAATGGATGGCGGGAGTGCGCGAGTATCTCGGATTTTGCTGATGCTTGGGCCTGCGTCGATGTCGGAGGAGGAGTCGCTTGTGCTGAGCTCGATTAGTGGGATGATTGTGCAGGACGATGAGAGTCTTGCTACCTTCGAGAGTGAATCGGAGGAAACTATTAAAGCGTTTATGAGTAGAGAATTCCTCGAATATTTTCGAGATCATATTTCATGA
- the glmM gene encoding phosphoglucosamine mutase, translating into MGKFFGTDGVRGLANKELTPELAFKLGRLGGYVLTKETEKPKVLIGRDTRISGHMLESALIAGLLSIGAEVMRLGVISTPGVAYLTKALSANAGVMISASHNPVEDNGIKFFGSDGFKLLDAQEAEIEELLEQDEDTLPRPTAGGIGSVSDYFEGGQKYLHYLKQTVEHDFSGLHIALDCAHGSASPLANHLFADLEADEISCIGSSPNGLNINDGVGSTHPQALVDLVKEKGADIGLAFDGDADRLIAVDEKGEIVDGDQIMYICAKYLKDKGDLNYKTLVTTVMSNLGLYKALEREGIETKKTAVGDRYVMEEMRNGGYNIGGEQSGHIIFLDHTTTGDGLLSALQLVQILKASGKKLSELAGEMPTYPQKLVNVRVTDKNALFNSSVIADEIRAVEQEMQGEGRILVRPSGTEPLVRVMVEAPSIEVCDKYVGHIVDVVKRELGSVEV; encoded by the coding sequence ATGGGGAAATTTTTTGGAACCGATGGCGTGCGAGGACTTGCTAATAAAGAGCTCACACCAGAGCTTGCATTTAAGCTAGGCCGCCTCGGAGGCTACGTGTTAACGAAGGAAACCGAGAAACCGAAAGTGTTAATCGGGCGCGACACGCGCATCTCCGGTCATATGCTTGAGAGCGCACTGATCGCGGGACTACTCTCAATCGGCGCAGAGGTTATGCGTTTAGGTGTTATCTCAACGCCTGGAGTTGCGTATTTAACGAAAGCACTTAGCGCCAACGCTGGTGTCATGATCTCAGCCTCTCACAACCCGGTTGAAGACAACGGCATCAAGTTTTTTGGCTCAGATGGCTTTAAGCTATTAGACGCACAGGAAGCGGAGATTGAGGAACTATTAGAGCAGGACGAAGATACACTGCCACGCCCTACGGCTGGCGGCATCGGCTCTGTGAGTGACTACTTCGAAGGTGGTCAAAAGTATCTACATTATCTCAAGCAAACTGTTGAGCACGATTTCTCGGGACTTCACATTGCTTTAGACTGTGCACACGGATCTGCGTCACCGCTTGCTAATCACTTATTTGCGGATTTAGAAGCGGACGAGATTTCATGCATTGGTTCTTCACCAAACGGCTTAAACATCAATGACGGCGTGGGCTCTACTCACCCACAGGCGCTTGTAGACCTTGTAAAAGAGAAGGGTGCAGACATTGGTTTAGCATTTGATGGAGATGCTGATCGCCTGATTGCGGTGGACGAAAAAGGTGAGATCGTAGACGGCGACCAAATTATGTACATTTGTGCGAAGTACCTGAAAGATAAAGGTGACTTAAACTACAAGACACTCGTTACAACGGTTATGAGTAACCTTGGACTTTATAAAGCGCTTGAGCGAGAAGGCATTGAGACGAAGAAAACAGCAGTCGGAGATCGTTACGTGATGGAAGAGATGCGTAACGGCGGTTATAATATCGGTGGCGAGCAGTCCGGCCATATTATTTTCCTCGATCACACAACAACTGGTGACGGTCTTTTATCTGCGCTTCAGCTTGTGCAAATTTTAAAGGCAAGCGGCAAGAAGCTGTCAGAGCTTGCTGGCGAAATGCCAACGTATCCGCAAAAGCTTGTTAACGTGCGTGTTACGGATAAGAATGCGCTCTTTAACAGTAGCGTCATCGCTGATGAGATCCGCGCAGTTGAGCAGGAAATGCAGGGCGAGGGTCGCATTCTTGTGCGCCCATCCGGCACAGAGCCTCTCGTACGCGTTATGGTGGAAGCGCCGAGCATTGAGGTGTGTGACAAGTATGTTGGTCACATCGTGGATGTAGTAAAGCGTGAGCTAGGTTCGGTGGAAGTATAA
- a CDS encoding GntR family transcriptional regulator, which produces MSESFQEGSPIFHQVEKRISDNIVSGKLKTDDQVPSTNQFAKHYQINPATAAKGINMLVDRGILYKKRGVGMFVAEGAREKLIGERQQLFYEKYVLPMLDEAKQIDVSKDEIKNMIDGGE; this is translated from the coding sequence ATGAGTGAATCATTTCAAGAGGGCAGTCCGATTTTTCATCAAGTGGAAAAGCGAATCTCTGACAACATTGTTAGCGGGAAGCTAAAAACGGACGATCAAGTACCAAGTACAAATCAGTTTGCAAAGCACTATCAAATTAACCCTGCGACTGCGGCGAAGGGAATTAATATGCTCGTGGATCGAGGAATTTTGTATAAAAAGCGAGGTGTCGGCATGTTTGTAGCAGAAGGAGCACGCGAAAAATTAATCGGAGAGAGGCAACAGCTCTTTTACGAAAAGTACGTCTTACCAATGCTTGACGAGGCAAAGCAGATTGATGTCTCAAAGGACGAGATTAAAAACATGATTGATGGAGGCGAATAG
- a CDS encoding IS3 family transposase, with product MAFELKEEGYRLKDILVIVGIPESTYHYHVKNFGKEDPDRELKEVITELFKAFHERYGYKRITKELKKSAWCINHKKVYRLMRELGLKCVKFMRKSRRYNSYKGKVGKVAKNRLSRRFSTPIPFQKLVTDITEFKCLGEEKLYLNPLLDLYNGEIIAFGIKKRPTLDLVMEPLKKTIEVLGAQATYRTTIHSDQGWHYQHNQWVRTLKENKVFQSMSRKATCADNASIENFFGILKQEMYYGEKLVSYEELKRQIEEYIYWYNHIRSKEKLAGFSPVEYRTQTSQLAA from the coding sequence GTGGCGTTCGAACTCAAAGAAGAAGGATACCGATTAAAAGATATTCTAGTTATTGTAGGTATTCCAGAATCAACCTACCACTATCATGTGAAAAACTTTGGGAAAGAAGATCCGGATAGAGAACTAAAAGAAGTCATTACTGAGCTGTTTAAGGCGTTTCATGAACGTTATGGTTATAAACGCATTACCAAGGAATTAAAGAAATCAGCCTGGTGTATTAATCACAAAAAAGTGTATCGACTTATGAGGGAATTAGGGTTAAAATGCGTAAAGTTTATGAGGAAGTCTCGTAGATACAATTCTTATAAGGGTAAGGTTGGAAAGGTAGCGAAGAATCGACTGTCCCGCCGATTTAGCACGCCTATTCCTTTTCAGAAATTAGTAACCGACATTACAGAATTCAAATGTCTAGGAGAAGAGAAATTGTACTTAAATCCACTCCTTGATCTTTACAATGGGGAAATTATCGCGTTTGGTATCAAGAAACGTCCAACATTAGATCTTGTCATGGAACCTTTAAAAAAAACAATAGAAGTACTAGGAGCTCAGGCAACCTATCGTACGACTATCCACTCCGATCAAGGCTGGCATTATCAGCACAACCAATGGGTGAGGACATTAAAAGAAAATAAAGTATTTCAAAGCATGTCACGTAAAGCAACCTGCGCAGACAATGCTTCAATAGAGAATTTCTTTGGTATATTAAAACAAGAAATGTATTATGGAGAAAAATTAGTGAGCTACGAAGAATTAAAAAGGCAGATTGAAGAATATATTTACTGGTACAACCATATACGATCAAAAGAAAAATTGGCTGGTTTTAGTCCAGTCGAATACCGAACACAAACCAGCCAATTAGCTGCATAA
- a CDS encoding SMI1/KNR4 family protein, which translates to MQAIWDKRSEDPFTLAPITLEEIKQVEQTIQRSFPHEYIAQILEKNGGVTRFNAIRTGQPTEWAEDHVNVEFIYGIGKNEGILDSPYFIKEWGLPEDVLLLTGTGHAWIVLDYRTPGQEPHISYIDVESEQDFIIAGSFKDFVSRLYVHEYDDEELEDDHYSWTETQAEEILKEKDIETAFPLIHFFNYHTVSTSWWLGQLEKLAQTCGTHFQDLVAESLFVISDLYLDADREHLRRIAEQLDHTNPDVRHWLTLMEENIAREERGEQDKES; encoded by the coding sequence ATGCAAGCAATTTGGGACAAACGTAGCGAGGATCCTTTTACATTAGCTCCTATTACGTTAGAAGAAATTAAGCAAGTCGAGCAGACGATTCAACGATCGTTTCCACACGAATATATCGCCCAGATCCTCGAGAAAAACGGTGGTGTGACACGCTTTAATGCGATACGCACCGGCCAGCCGACAGAGTGGGCGGAGGATCACGTCAACGTCGAATTCATTTACGGCATCGGCAAAAACGAAGGTATCCTAGACTCTCCCTACTTCATCAAGGAGTGGGGACTACCGGAGGACGTTCTCCTGCTAACAGGAACTGGCCACGCATGGATCGTACTCGATTATCGAACGCCAGGCCAAGAGCCACACATATCCTACATCGACGTCGAATCAGAGCAAGACTTCATCATCGCAGGCAGCTTTAAGGACTTCGTCAGCCGCCTCTATGTGCACGAATACGACGATGAAGAACTCGAAGACGACCACTACTCTTGGACAGAAACGCAGGCCGAAGAGATTTTAAAAGAGAAGGATATTGAAACGGCATTCCCCTTGATTCACTTTTTTAACTACCACACAGTTAGTACCTCGTGGTGGCTTGGACAACTAGAAAAGCTAGCACAAACGTGTGGTACACATTTTCAAGACTTGGTAGCGGAATCACTTTTCGTCATTAGCGATCTGTATTTAGATGCTGACCGAGAGCACTTAAGGCGAATAGCTGAACAACTCGACCACACCAATCCTGACGTGAGACATTGGTTGACACTAATGGAAGAAAACATAGCACGGGAGGAAAGAGGGGAACAAGATAAGGAATCTTGA
- a CDS encoding PTS sugar transporter subunit IIA, translated as MTKAVLPEENIKLQASISSKEDAIKTAGQVLVDGGYTDASYVEKMFEREEISSTFMGNFVAIPHGTDDAKKHVHHSGISIIQVPEGVDFGGGNIVKLVFGIAGKGDEHLEMLSKIAIICSEEENIERMVQASSKEELLAIFDEVSE; from the coding sequence ATGACAAAAGCAGTTTTACCAGAGGAGAATATTAAGCTTCAGGCGTCGATTTCATCGAAGGAGGATGCGATTAAAACGGCTGGTCAAGTGCTTGTAGATGGTGGCTATACGGACGCATCGTATGTCGAAAAAATGTTTGAGCGTGAAGAAATTAGTTCGACGTTTATGGGTAACTTTGTGGCGATTCCACACGGCACGGACGATGCGAAAAAGCACGTGCATCATTCTGGTATCTCCATTATCCAAGTACCTGAGGGTGTCGATTTTGGTGGCGGCAATATCGTGAAGCTTGTATTTGGTATCGCGGGTAAAGGTGACGAGCATTTAGAGATGCTGTCTAAGATTGCGATCATTTGCTCGGAGGAAGAAAATATTGAGCGCATGGTACAAGCTAGTTCGAAAGAGGAGCTATTGGCTATTTTTGACGAGGTGAGTGAATAA